GCTGCTCCTCATCGAGTCCTTCACTTAGAAATCCGGGAATTTCAGAACTTTTGAGAGTATATTTCTTCATCGACCACAGTGGCCCCCTTCTGCTAAGATTTTACCATAACGGAGAAATGGCTTCACTCAGACTCTATTTGATTCGGAGGGATCGATGAATAACGAAACCGGTGGTGCAAGACAGATTGTTGTCTCTCTCGTTCTGTTGCTGGCGGTATTCGTAATTGGAATCGTAGGATACTCGATAATTGAAGGCTATAACCCGATCGACTCTTTTTTCATGATAATGATAACTATTTCGACTGTTGGCTACAGCACGCCCACTGATCTTTCTCAGTCGGGAAAGATCTTCACGAGTCTGATTATTCTGGCCAGTATTACGATAGTTGTGTACGCAGTCTCCAACATTACGGCCTTTCTTGTAGAAGGGCGTGTCAATAAGATGATCAGGAGGAGAAGGATATTGAAGACCATTCAGAAGCTTGAAAATCACTATATAGTAATTGGGGCGGGAGATTTGGGTTCTACAATCGCCCATGAGATGTCCAAGAGAAACAACGATGTGGTGGTAGTTGAAAAGAACGAAGAGAGGCTCAGGGATCTTACAACAAGAGAGGGAGGAAAACTCATCTATATCTCGGGAGATGCTACCGAGGAAGAGACTTTGAAGAATGCCGGTGTTGATACCGCTCAAGGATTGCTCGCCTGTCTACCGGATGATGTGGACAACATATTCGTAGTTCTTACGGCTAGAGGAATGAACAAGAAGATGAAGATTATCTCAAAGGTTACCCACCGTGAGAACATAAACAAACTCAGCTACGCAGGGGCCGACAAAGTAATTCCGATTCAGGAAATCGGGGCACATAG
This is a stretch of genomic DNA from Mesotoga infera. It encodes these proteins:
- a CDS encoding potassium channel protein — its product is MNNETGGARQIVVSLVLLLAVFVIGIVGYSIIEGYNPIDSFFMIMITISTVGYSTPTDLSQSGKIFTSLIILASITIVVYAVSNITAFLVEGRVNKMIRRRRILKTIQKLENHYIVIGAGDLGSTIAHEMSKRNNDVVVVEKNEERLRDLTTREGGKLIYISGDATEEETLKNAGVDTAQGLLACLPDDVDNIFVVLTARGMNKKMKIISKVTHRENINKLSYAGADKVIPIQEIGAHRMVSMVLNPTIIGFLDSISQSGSLQLRFEEVRVPDSFAREGMSMEALKIPQKTGLIVIATVNDGVSKFNPSASTIVKPGDSLMVLGEHEQVVKLQTLLNDGL